In Nostoc sp. UHCC 0926, a single genomic region encodes these proteins:
- a CDS encoding phycobiliprotein lyase, which produces MNIEEFFQLSAGKWFSHRTSQHLAFNQSENSKSDIIIETLAVDHPEVIKLCQQDKINPSSASCAIKITWNGTMEKDQAKHSGSTVLVSIPDADNPAQGKLLREILDADKSPVAGHYKFDSDGALILTTEDESMWLEERVWFASPNLRMRVNVLKSFGGFSITSFTSEIRMGGFPPAAKADKAANSVSN; this is translated from the coding sequence ATGAATATTGAAGAATTTTTTCAGTTAAGCGCTGGCAAATGGTTTTCTCATCGGACTAGTCAACATTTGGCTTTTAACCAATCTGAAAATAGCAAGTCAGACATCATTATTGAGACGCTGGCAGTAGATCATCCAGAAGTGATCAAACTATGTCAACAGGACAAAATTAATCCTAGTTCCGCCTCTTGTGCGATCAAAATTACCTGGAATGGCACAATGGAAAAGGATCAAGCAAAACACAGTGGTTCAACTGTGTTAGTTTCCATACCTGATGCAGATAATCCGGCCCAAGGTAAGTTACTGCGGGAAATACTTGATGCTGATAAAAGCCCAGTAGCCGGACACTATAAATTTGACAGTGATGGTGCCTTGATCCTAACTACAGAAGATGAAAGCATGTGGTTAGAGGAGCGCGTGTGGTTTGCTAGTCCCAATTTGCGAATGCGGGTAAATGTCCTCAAGAGTTTTGGTGGATTTAGTATCACTTCCTTCACTTCTGAGATTCGCATGGGTGGCTTTCCACCAGCTGCGAAGGCTGACAAAGCGGCTAATTCAGTATCAAATTAG
- a CDS encoding HEAT repeat domain-containing protein, whose amino-acid sequence MAALSLQEISTQLESPNLRDRMVALANLRHIPAEDAVPLIKKVLEDESLQLRSMAIFALGIKPTPECYSILVRILENDPDYGIRADAAGALGYLGDARAFEVLSRAFYEDTDWLVRFSAAVSLGNIKDPRAHQVLLQALDSKEVVLQQAAISALGEIKDIESVDNILRFAQSDDWIVRQRLAEALGNLPTPKSVSALKYLEKDNHFNVAEAARIGLKKLEEIDNQA is encoded by the coding sequence ATGGCAGCTCTAAGCTTACAAGAAATTTCTACTCAGTTAGAAAGTCCGAATTTACGCGATCGCATGGTAGCCCTTGCCAATCTGCGTCATATTCCTGCTGAGGATGCAGTCCCTTTGATTAAAAAGGTACTAGAGGACGAATCTTTGCAACTGCGATCAATGGCAATATTTGCTCTGGGAATCAAGCCGACGCCAGAATGTTATTCAATTTTGGTGAGAATTCTCGAAAATGACCCAGATTATGGTATACGCGCTGATGCCGCTGGTGCCTTAGGATATTTGGGTGATGCCAGAGCCTTTGAGGTGCTTTCACGGGCGTTTTATGAAGATACTGATTGGCTAGTACGCTTTAGTGCAGCCGTTTCTCTAGGTAACATTAAAGACCCTCGGGCCCATCAGGTTCTTCTTCAGGCATTGGATAGCAAAGAAGTCGTGTTGCAACAAGCTGCAATTTCTGCACTAGGAGAAATTAAAGATATTGAGTCTGTTGATAATATCCTGCGCTTCGCCCAATCAGATGATTGGATAGTAAGGCAGCGTTTGGCAGAAGCCTTAGGAAATCTTCCCACTCCCAAGAGTGTCTCAGCTTTAAAATACCTGGAAAAAGACAATCATTTCAACGTTGCTGAGGCAGCCAGAATTGGCCTCAAGAAGCTTGAGGAAATAGACAATCAAGCTTAA
- a CDS encoding 2Fe-2S iron-sulfur cluster-binding protein: MSRTYTIRVRDRATGKTYTLQVPEDRYILHTAENQGVELPFSCRNGACTTCAVRVLSGEIYQPEAIGLSPNLRRQGYALLCVSYPRSDLEVETQDEDEVYELQFGRYFARGRVKAGLPLDEE; this comes from the coding sequence ATGTCCCGTACATACACAATTAGAGTTCGCGATCGCGCCACTGGCAAAACATACACCCTACAAGTGCCAGAAGACCGCTACATCCTGCACACTGCCGAAAACCAAGGGGTGGAACTACCGTTTTCCTGCCGCAACGGGGCTTGCACCACTTGTGCGGTGAGGGTGTTGTCGGGAGAAATTTACCAACCAGAAGCGATCGGATTGTCGCCAAATTTACGTCGGCAAGGTTATGCCTTGTTGTGTGTGAGTTACCCCCGTTCTGACTTGGAGGTGGAGACACAAGACGAAGATGAAGTCTACGAACTCCAGTTTGGACGCTATTTTGCTAGGGGGAGAGTTAAAGCGGGTTTACCCTTAGATGAGGAATAA